A region from the Desulfosoma sp. genome encodes:
- a CDS encoding shikimate kinase has protein sequence MMSASPDSGTIRKDALFLLKPQAPNLVLIGMPGVGKSTLGVLVAKQLAAPFVDTDLLIQAAHGKRLQEIILEKGLSGFRAIEQATVCSLGVTGTVIATGGSVVYSSEAMEHLKAHGFILWLDLSLPFLEQRLGDLDARGVLRAPGQTLEALYQERKPLYAHHAQAHLLLDGLSHDEAVDAILHTLKTHGFFFAEKKTHECRHVFEGAAS, from the coding sequence ATGATGTCTGCTTCACCCGATTCGGGCACCATACGGAAAGATGCCCTTTTTCTCCTTAAACCCCAAGCCCCCAATCTTGTGCTCATCGGTATGCCCGGTGTGGGGAAAAGCACTTTGGGTGTTCTTGTAGCCAAGCAGCTGGCAGCCCCTTTCGTGGACACCGATCTGCTCATACAAGCCGCCCACGGAAAAAGGTTACAGGAAATCATTCTTGAAAAGGGCCTCTCGGGTTTTCGTGCCATCGAACAAGCCACCGTTTGTTCTCTAGGGGTTACCGGCACGGTGATCGCCACGGGAGGCAGTGTGGTCTACAGTTCAGAGGCAATGGAACACCTCAAAGCCCATGGATTTATTCTGTGGCTTGACCTTTCATTACCTTTCTTGGAACAGCGTTTGGGCGACCTGGACGCTCGAGGTGTGCTTCGAGCCCCAGGGCAGACCTTGGAAGCACTCTACCAGGAACGCAAACCCCTTTATGCACACCATGCGCAAGCTCACCTTCTTTTGGATGGCCTCAGCCATGATGAGGCCGTGGACGCCATTCTTCATACCCTCAAAACCCACGGCTTTTTTTTTGCTGAAAAGAAAACCCACGAATGCCGGCACGTTTTTGAAGGGGCCGCCTCGTGA
- a CDS encoding universal stress protein, producing the protein MIQLKKILVPVDFSEFSQKAIRYGVEIARDRQASLTLIHVINQRIIDAVHELSVKGYKGDFVEAMRKMVQDREEELHQLLPLEWREGISEIHFEIRKGRPAEEIINYAKENNIDMIVVGTHGRSALMSTLIGSVANNVVLRAPCPVLVVRAVQHDFVT; encoded by the coding sequence ATGATCCAATTGAAGAAGATTCTGGTTCCCGTAGACTTTTCCGAATTTTCTCAAAAAGCCATTCGCTACGGTGTGGAAATCGCCCGGGATCGGCAAGCGTCTTTGACGTTGATCCACGTGATTAATCAGAGGATCATCGATGCCGTCCATGAGCTGAGTGTAAAAGGTTACAAAGGGGATTTCGTAGAGGCCATGCGCAAGATGGTCCAAGATCGAGAAGAGGAACTCCATCAGCTGTTGCCTTTGGAATGGAGAGAAGGAATTTCTGAAATCCACTTTGAAATCCGTAAGGGCCGTCCGGCGGAAGAGATCATTAACTACGCCAAGGAAAATAACATTGACATGATCGTTGTGGGCACCCACGGCCGATCCGCTCTCATGAGCACCCTCATCGGCAGTGTGGCCAACAACGTGGTCCTTCGAGCCCCGTGCCCCGTTTTGGTGGTACGAGCTGTGCAGCACGATTTTGTCACATAG